One Gemmatimonadota bacterium genomic region harbors:
- a CDS encoding FAD-dependent oxidoreductase produces the protein MIRKSSRNAVVVGSGIAGLSTAYELRKAGFTVTVLEEKHLPGGRMAEEKVGSFMNITGASGLNAWYHEMFDLCDELGQGDCLEKLSSFGTGAATDGKVQYPMSNAPTRYELLTSPVLSLRSKLRLASLLPDIGRARRRVDPCLIHTAADFDDESLSEYLTRKVGKDFLEYVVSPLFNVALAYNMEQLSKAVFLARVAHIKERDGYCFKDGIGFLTRTLASMLDVRLNARVTRIVRSDNGRGRRIHYETPDGGESIEADITIMATPGNRVSQIVADKSRWEQRFFEADVPYCQFG, from the coding sequence TTGATCCGGAAGTCTTCCAGAAATGCGGTTGTCGTGGGCTCCGGTATCGCCGGACTGTCGACCGCGTACGAACTCCGGAAGGCAGGGTTTACGGTAACGGTGCTCGAAGAAAAGCACTTGCCCGGCGGCCGTATGGCGGAGGAGAAAGTCGGCTCCTTCATGAACATCACCGGCGCCAGTGGCCTGAATGCCTGGTATCACGAGATGTTCGACCTTTGTGATGAACTCGGGCAGGGCGATTGCCTGGAAAAGCTCTCCAGCTTCGGTACCGGCGCCGCGACGGACGGCAAGGTTCAGTACCCGATGAGCAACGCTCCCACGCGGTACGAGTTGCTCACTTCGCCGGTACTGAGCCTGCGATCGAAGTTGCGGCTGGCGTCCCTCCTTCCCGATATCGGACGGGCCCGGCGTCGAGTCGATCCGTGCCTGATACACACGGCCGCCGATTTCGACGACGAAAGCTTGTCTGAGTACCTGACGCGAAAGGTCGGCAAGGATTTTCTCGAATACGTGGTTTCTCCCCTGTTCAACGTAGCGCTCGCGTACAACATGGAGCAGCTGTCGAAGGCGGTGTTTCTCGCACGGGTGGCCCACATCAAGGAGCGAGATGGTTACTGTTTCAAGGACGGCATCGGCTTTCTGACGCGTACGCTCGCGAGCATGCTCGACGTTCGACTGAATGCCCGTGTCACCCGGATCGTCCGGTCGGACAACGGTCGCGGCAGGCGAATCCACTACGAAACGCCTGATGGCGGAGAATCGATCGAGGCGGACATTACGATCATGGCCACGCCCGGCAATCGCGTATCGCAGATCGTCGCGGACAAGTCCCGATGGGAGCAGCGTTTCTTTGAAGCCGACGTGCCGTACTGCCAATTCGGCA